The following are encoded in a window of Desulfobacteraceae bacterium genomic DNA:
- a CDS encoding zf-HC2 domain-containing protein — protein sequence MKTCSHYQALLWAAVHGELPPAERPTLNDHLTGCSACRQEKERLTQLLQTAKAALAPPERSSAEQADLTRAIRSALAADRKRQNGWRRFLPSPGFWRLPALAAAGAAVAVLIWLALPGVQPQPPLHTTANPAKEEPALYEDIEILNNLEMLEELEDIQRLVRVVDSRDYGRLPKPELPAWEAELGHDPRYA from the coding sequence ATGAAAACCTGCAGCCACTACCAGGCGCTTCTGTGGGCCGCGGTTCACGGCGAACTGCCGCCCGCCGAACGCCCCACCCTGAACGACCACCTGACCGGCTGCAGCGCCTGCCGCCAAGAAAAGGAGCGGCTGACGCAGCTGCTGCAAACCGCCAAGGCGGCGCTCGCCCCACCGGAGCGCTCGAGCGCCGAGCAGGCCGATCTGACACGCGCCATCCGGAGCGCCCTGGCCGCCGACCGCAAGCGGCAAAACGGCTGGCGCCGCTTTTTGCCATCCCCCGGCTTTTGGCGTCTGCCCGCCCTGGCCGCCGCCGGGGCCGCCGTCGCGGTGCTGATCTGGCTGGCCCTGCCGGGGGTCCAGCCACAGCCGCCGCTGCACACCACCGCTAACCCCGCCAAGGAAGAGCCGGCCCTCTACGAGGATATCGAGATCCTCAACAACCTGGAGATGCTCGAGGAACTGGAAGACATTCAGCGCCTGGTGCGCGTGGTGGACAGCCGCGACTATGGCCGTTTGCCCAAACCCGAATTGCCGGCATGGGAGGCCG